The Oncorhynchus kisutch isolate 150728-3 linkage group LG20, Okis_V2, whole genome shotgun sequence genome has a segment encoding these proteins:
- the LOC116355353 gene encoding zinc finger protein 239-like codes for MEGEITVTLKDEEVEIGDPINIRERSDYHGSSGEPQQNHDADMAEKSLPRSKHLKKHQRKPTGKKSHCCSDCGKHCKSSSELKIHQRVHTGEKSYRCTQCGKSYLRSKSLKVHMRIHTREKAYSCDQCGKSFTTSSYLTIHQRTHTGEKPYSCTQCGKSFTHSSNLLSHQRKHTGEKSYRCDQCGKSFTQSSNLVSHQRTHTGEKPYTCAQCGNSFTTSSHLIVHQRTHTGEKPYSCTQCGKSFTHLSSLVSHKRKHTGEKPYSCDQCGMSFTTSSHQIVHQRTHTGEKPYSCTQCGKSFTHLSSLVSHKRKHTGEKPYSCDQCGMSFSTSSHQIVHQRTHTGEKSHSCDQCDKRYSDKRSLIKHQKIHT; via the coding sequence gagagagaagtgACTACCATGggtcctctggggagcctcaacaaaaTCATGATGCTGACATGGCAGAGAAGAGTCTCCCCAGATCaaaacacctcaagaaacaccagcggaaacccacagggaagaaatctcattgctgctctgactgtgggaaacaTTGCAAGTCTTCATCAGAACTTAAAATACACCAGcgagtacacacaggagagaaatcttatagatgtactcaatgtgggaagagttacttGAGATCAAAATCACTAAAAGTACACATGAGAATTCACACAAGAGAAAAagcttatagctgtgatcaatgtgggaagagtttcactaCATCTAGCTATCTGacaatacaccagagaacacatacaggagagaaaccgtatagctgtactcaatgtggaaagagtttcactCATTCAAGCAACCTGTTATcgcaccagagaaaacacacaggagagaaatcttataggtgtgatcaatgtgggaagagttttactcagtcaagcaacctggtatcacaccagagaacacacacaggagagaaaccttataccTGTGCTCAATGTGGGAATAGTTTTACTACGTCTAGCCATCTgattgtacaccagagaacacacacaggagagaaaccttatagctgtactcaatgtgggaagagtttcactcACTTAAGCAGCCTGGTATCACacaagagaaaacacacaggagagaaaccttatagctgtgatcaatgtgggatgAGTTTTACTACATCGAGCCATCAgattgtacaccagagaacacacacaggagagaaaccttacagctgtactcaatgtgggaagagtttcactcACTTAAGCAGCCTGGTATCACacaagagaaaacacacaggagagaaaccttatagctgtgatcaatgtgggatgAGTTTTTCTACATCTAGCCATCAgattgtacaccagagaacacacacaggagagaaatctcatagctgtgatcaatgtgacaaaagatactctgataaaagatctctgatcaaacatcagaaaatacatacatga
- the LOC109883667 gene encoding zinc finger protein OZF-like: MSSLSNSSPDKDEEVGWTERETLVKEEEEDVTVQKQVEGEAVTVKEEAKDVSVKEEEDAFRVKEEEDVTVKEEDAVFGVKEGNMTVTLKEEKEEEEEFGDLFNTRERRDYRGSSREPQQHHDADEAEKSLSTSEHLKKHQQKPTGKKSHCCSDCGKCCKSSSELKIHQRVHAGEKSHHCFYCGKSYSCSDSLKVHQRIHTGEKPYSCDQCGKSFTQSGCLVVHQRTHTGEKPNHCSDCGKSFSRLDSLKVHQRIHTGEKNFRCSYCGKHYSRLNSLQGHLRIHTGEKSYSCDQCGKSFAQSGNLLVHQRTHTGDKPYGCDQCGKSFTQSGSLKSHQRIHTGEKPYGCDQCGKSFTQSGSLIVHQRAHTGEKPYGCDQCGKRFVASNYLTTHQRTHTEQSYSCNQCGKSFTQPNTLIVHLRTHTGEKPHGCDQCGKRYSDKRSLIKHQTIHT; the protein is encoded by the exons atgagttcactaagcaACTCTTCTCCTGATAAAGATGAGGAGGTCGGCTGGACGGAGAGAGAAACTCtcgtgaaagaggaagaggaggatgtcacagtacaaaaacaagtagagggtgaggctgttaccgtgaaagaagaagcgaaagacgtttcagtgaaagaagaggaagacgcgttcagggtgaaagaggaggaggatgttacagtaaaagaggaggatgcagtttttGGAGTGAAGGAGGGGAACATGACTGTCACattgaaagaggagaaggaggaggaagaggagtttgGAGATCTGTTTAACACCA gagagagacgagactatcgtggatcctctcgggagcctcaacaacatcatgatgctgacgaggcagaaAAGAGTCTCTCCacatcagaacacctcaagaaacaccagcagaaaCCCACAGGAAAGaaatctcactgctgctctgactgtgggaaatgTTGCAAATCTTCATCAGAACTTAAAATACACCAGCGAGTACACGCAGGAGAGAAATCTCACCACTGTTTTtactgtgggaagagttactcATGTTCAGATTCACTAAAAgtacaccagagaattcacacaggagagaaaccttatagctgtgatcaatgtgggaagagttttactcagtcagGCTGTCTGGTAgtgcaccagagaacacacacgggagagaaacctaaccactgctctgactgtgggaaaagtTTCTCAAGATTAGATTCACTAAAAGTACACCAaagaattcacacaggagagaaaaatTTCCGCTGCTCTTACTGTGGGAAACATTACTCAAGGTTAAATTCACTACAAGGACACCTAAGaattcacactggagagaaatcttatagctgtgatcaatgtgggaagagttttgctcaGTCAGGCAACCTGCTAgtgcaccagagaacacacacaggagataaaccttatggctgtgatcaatgtgggaagagttttactcagtcagGCAGCCtgaaatcacaccagagaatacacactggagagaaaccttatggctgtgatcaatgtgggaagagttttactcagtcagGCAGCCTGATAGTGCACCAAAGAGCACACACCGGAGAGAAACCGTatggctgtgatcaatgtgggaagaggttTGTTGCATCTAACTATCTGACTACACATCAGCGAACACACACAGAGCAATcttatagctgtaatcaatgtgggaagagttttactcagccaAACACTCTGATAGTACatctgagaacacacacaggagagaaacctcatggctgtgatcaatgtgggaagagatactctgataaaagatctctgataaAACATCAGACAATACATACATGA